A single genomic interval of Spirosoma taeanense harbors:
- a CDS encoding L,D-transpeptidase family protein — protein sequence MKKQTIWISIAIAVVAGLVLFVFLSRDTVSPGRKSLFKKNDNAEQAARKLQETKLTLHQVCRYADSVGIDTTRYAFDASTSSDELNDKISSLLLEVRYGKKPSRLEYSGLKETIDTSWADKGADKFSRALLTQNSEFTPYQQLVGHYQRLRRRAASSPESADSLRLIRQTLNFYRYINRFEPDKFVLVNIPAGELNVFDRSGKRLLPMKVIAGKKDKRTPCMTTYIKGIVAYPYWNVPKGIAINEMLPRIKRDLAYLYNQNLQVLDSRDQEVDPETIDWESLSETNFPYRIRQASGCENSLGLIKFDLANPMAIYLHDTNGRDLFTVTSDRWRSHGCVRVQKPVELANFVLGKQTFDAGFMNRCLINQKPQPLAVPQPFPVFIAYNVADVDSAGALRIYKDVYALELDK from the coding sequence ATGAAAAAACAGACAATCTGGATAAGTATTGCTATTGCTGTCGTGGCCGGATTAGTTCTTTTCGTTTTTCTGAGCCGCGACACCGTGTCGCCCGGGCGTAAAAGCCTGTTTAAAAAGAACGATAATGCAGAGCAGGCGGCCCGTAAACTACAGGAAACAAAACTGACCTTGCACCAGGTGTGCCGGTATGCCGACTCTGTAGGGATTGACACCACCCGGTATGCCTTCGATGCGTCAACTTCTTCCGACGAACTGAATGATAAAATCAGCAGTCTGCTGCTGGAAGTCCGCTACGGGAAAAAACCTTCACGGCTGGAATATAGTGGGTTGAAGGAAACCATCGATACAAGCTGGGCCGACAAAGGAGCAGACAAATTCTCTCGGGCTCTGCTGACCCAAAATTCAGAATTTACTCCGTATCAGCAACTGGTCGGTCATTACCAGCGGTTACGTCGCCGGGCGGCTTCCAGCCCGGAATCGGCCGATTCACTGCGGCTGATCCGGCAGACGCTTAACTTCTACCGCTATATCAACCGCTTTGAGCCGGATAAATTCGTACTGGTCAATATCCCGGCGGGTGAACTGAACGTATTCGATCGGAGCGGCAAACGCCTGCTGCCCATGAAGGTCATAGCGGGGAAGAAAGATAAGCGAACGCCCTGCATGACGACCTACATCAAAGGCATCGTAGCGTATCCGTACTGGAACGTACCCAAAGGAATTGCGATCAACGAAATGCTGCCCAGAATTAAGCGGGATCTGGCTTATCTCTATAACCAGAATCTGCAGGTGCTGGACAGCCGGGACCAGGAAGTCGATCCAGAAACCATTGACTGGGAGAGCCTGTCCGAAACAAACTTCCCGTACCGGATCCGGCAGGCGTCCGGCTGCGAGAACTCACTGGGTTTGATCAAGTTTGATCTGGCCAACCCAATGGCTATTTATCTACACGATACCAACGGTCGGGATCTGTTTACCGTTACGTCTGACCGCTGGCGGAGCCACGGCTGCGTGCGGGTACAGAAACCCGTCGAGCTGGCCAATTTTGTCCTGGGCAAACAAACGTTCGACGCGGGTTTTATGAACCGCTGTCTGATCAACCAGAAGCCGCAGCCGCTGGCCGTTCCGCAGCCGTTTCCGGTCTTTATTGCCTACAACGTCGCCGATGTGGACTCAGCCGGAGCCCTGCGCATTTACAAAGATGTTTACGCGTTGGAATTAGATAAGTAA
- a CDS encoding fasciclin domain-containing protein produces the protein MKKSYFGWAAAFALLIGTQAAVQAQDQNAVAQPVTTSTANMPDGTMKLGGSTGKDLAISAAKSASHTTLFRALRVSGLTEQAAGKGPYTVFAPTNEAFDKLPDGTVSDLFKPAAKNRLVKLLAYHVVRGKLTVDKLQDGQKLKTVTGGTLTVGRQGDTITITDGAGNTATINQPDIEANNGVIHSVDTVLMPASGSK, from the coding sequence ATGAAGAAGTCGTATTTCGGCTGGGCGGCTGCGTTCGCTCTCCTGATCGGTACCCAGGCCGCTGTGCAGGCGCAGGACCAGAATGCGGTAGCTCAGCCCGTCACCACCAGCACCGCAAACATGCCCGACGGCACAATGAAACTGGGCGGATCAACGGGCAAAGACCTGGCAATCAGCGCGGCTAAGTCCGCCAGTCACACCACCCTGTTCCGGGCATTACGGGTGTCGGGACTAACCGAACAGGCGGCTGGCAAAGGGCCATACACGGTATTTGCGCCAACGAATGAAGCATTCGACAAGCTCCCGGATGGTACGGTCAGCGATTTGTTTAAACCCGCAGCCAAGAACCGGTTGGTTAAACTGCTGGCTTACCACGTAGTACGGGGTAAACTAACGGTGGACAAGCTCCAGGATGGGCAGAAGCTCAAGACCGTAACGGGTGGTACGCTGACCGTTGGCCGGCAGGGCGATACCATCACAATTACCGATGGAGCCGGGAATACGGCGACAATCAACCAGCCCGACATTGAAGCTAACAACGGAGTCATTCATTCGGTCGATACGGTGCTGATGCCTGCTTCGGGCAGTAAGTAA
- a CDS encoding FKBP-type peptidyl-prolyl cis-trans isomerase, with amino-acid sequence MQITKHKVAAIHYTLRDDAGNVLDSSEGRDPLYYLHGEGNLIPGMEEGLEGKAKGDKANIDVSPEKGYGRRNPQLVEEVPKRAFGGQPIEVGMQFETNEGDLITVTQVGQDTVTVDANHPLADQNLHFDVEVMEVRDATPDELAHGHVHGPGGHH; translated from the coding sequence ATGCAGATTACCAAACATAAAGTAGCCGCAATCCATTACACACTGCGCGACGATGCGGGCAACGTTCTCGACTCGAGCGAAGGGCGCGATCCGTTGTACTACTTACACGGTGAAGGAAACCTCATTCCCGGAATGGAAGAAGGTCTGGAAGGAAAAGCAAAAGGCGATAAAGCCAACATAGACGTATCGCCCGAGAAAGGGTATGGTCGTCGGAATCCGCAGCTTGTTGAAGAAGTTCCGAAACGGGCGTTTGGTGGTCAGCCGATTGAAGTAGGCATGCAGTTTGAAACGAATGAAGGGGATCTGATTACGGTCACGCAGGTTGGGCAGGATACCGTAACGGTGGACGCCAATCACCCCCTGGCCGATCAGAATCTGCACTTTGATGTTGAGGTTATGGAGGTCCGCGATGCAACCCCCGATGAACTGGCTCACGGGCACGTTCATGGCCCGGGTGGTCATCATTAA
- a CDS encoding flavin monoamine oxidase family protein, with protein sequence MRSTKTPLLGLLRQAYRLAVASRLPDSPPTDELLDQWAESRKPKPQNRREFLRASGQLALLAGGVHLLNACQSDLDLVPAKPGSRNRGARFVNQPSVAIIGAGIAGLSAAHHLYAAGFTNFTIYESSSRTGGRIFSAYDIMGPGLVTELGGEFIDSTHEDMLYLCNEFGLPLLDMQSPSELALKKYAFLFNGQPRSMAEVVDAFRHIAPAIEASANALPNNIDYNTTDSFTRMLDRLSISQYLSNIGATGWLKELLEVVYETEYGRSCDDQSALNFITLISPDTSNGELNLFGSSDKRYKVAGGNQRITNRMTEEYQEYMETGRALRAMSLRGSQYELIFDGSKPILADYVILTIPFSVLSNVSLNLNLPAIKKKAIQQLGYGTNAKLVMGFSGRSWRDQGYTGFSFSDNGLQAGWDNSQLQPGPAGGYTVFAGGSTGNNLGSGTPAYLASRYLPRLDQLFPGASAQYNGRVERMHWPSYRHSLGSYSCYRVGQWTGIGGAEFEPAGRVYFAGEHCSRDAHGYMNGAAETGRRAAQLLLQTIPIY encoded by the coding sequence ATGCGTTCAACGAAAACCCCTCTACTGGGATTGCTGCGGCAAGCCTACCGCTTAGCCGTTGCCAGTCGTCTGCCGGATTCGCCCCCGACTGATGAGCTGCTTGATCAATGGGCAGAATCCAGAAAGCCGAAGCCGCAGAACCGACGCGAATTTCTCCGGGCATCGGGCCAGCTGGCCCTGCTGGCGGGTGGCGTTCATCTGCTGAATGCCTGCCAGTCCGATTTAGACCTGGTTCCGGCGAAACCCGGTTCCCGTAACCGTGGCGCCCGTTTTGTTAACCAGCCCTCTGTGGCAATCATTGGCGCGGGTATCGCGGGACTCAGCGCGGCCCACCATCTTTACGCGGCTGGTTTCACCAATTTTACGATCTATGAATCATCCAGCCGAACCGGCGGACGTATCTTTTCGGCCTATGATATCATGGGCCCGGGTCTGGTTACGGAGTTAGGTGGTGAGTTCATCGACTCGACGCACGAAGACATGCTGTATCTGTGCAACGAATTTGGTTTACCCCTGCTCGATATGCAGTCGCCGTCAGAACTGGCGCTGAAGAAGTACGCCTTTTTATTCAACGGGCAGCCGCGAAGCATGGCCGAGGTAGTGGATGCGTTCCGGCATATAGCTCCGGCTATCGAAGCGAGTGCCAACGCCCTGCCCAACAACATCGACTACAATACGACGGATAGCTTCACCCGGATGCTTGACCGGCTATCCATCAGCCAGTACCTAAGCAACATTGGCGCTACGGGCTGGCTCAAAGAGCTGCTCGAAGTAGTCTATGAAACCGAGTACGGCCGCTCCTGCGACGACCAGTCGGCGCTGAACTTCATTACCCTGATCTCGCCTGACACCAGCAATGGCGAACTGAATTTATTCGGCAGCAGCGACAAACGGTATAAGGTGGCAGGCGGCAACCAGCGGATTACGAACCGGATGACCGAAGAGTATCAGGAATATATGGAAACCGGTCGCGCGCTGCGGGCAATGAGCCTGCGCGGTTCGCAGTATGAACTGATCTTTGACGGCAGTAAGCCAATTCTAGCCGATTACGTTATTCTGACGATACCCTTCTCGGTGCTGAGTAACGTATCGCTGAACCTGAATCTGCCCGCCATTAAGAAAAAAGCGATTCAGCAGTTAGGTTACGGAACAAATGCTAAACTCGTGATGGGCTTTTCAGGGCGCAGCTGGCGGGATCAGGGTTATACGGGCTTCAGCTTCAGCGACAACGGCCTGCAGGCAGGCTGGGATAACAGCCAACTCCAGCCCGGACCGGCCGGCGGTTATACTGTCTTTGCCGGGGGCTCGACAGGCAACAACCTCGGCTCGGGTACGCCGGCCTACCTGGCCTCCCGGTACCTCCCCCGGCTGGACCAGCTCTTTCCGGGTGCGTCAGCTCAGTACAACGGTCGCGTCGAACGGATGCACTGGCCAAGCTACCGCCATTCGCTCGGCAGCTATTCGTGCTACCGCGTTGGGCAGTGGACAGGCATCGGCGGGGCTGAGTTTGAACCGGCAGGCCGGGTTTACTTCGCCGGGGAGCATTGCAGCCGCGACGCGCATGGCTACATGAATGGCGCGGCCGAAACGGGTCGCCGGGCTGCTCAGTTACTCTTACAGACTATACCGATTTATTAA
- a CDS encoding RNA polymerase sigma factor — MSYCPQRRPVGVGGYPYLMPDVTSSVKEANQLVTHLFRHEAGRMASTLTRLFGFERLNLAEDIVQDTMLQALYSWPFQGVPDDPRAWLYRVARNKALDVVRRENVFRQISQGIGYQQQEASEDMVSQFFLDDEITDSQLRMLFALCHPAISPESQVAMCLKILGGLSVHEIAGAFLTNDETITKRLYRAKEKIRQDAIRLEVPTGQELPLRLKSVLKSIYLLFNEGYNSTHPNQLIRRDLCEEAMRLGLLLSETPVTQTPAVYALLALMCFQVARFDARTDETGAIVLLADQDRSRWNQELIQKGRMCLNRSAEGDVLSEYHLEAGIAMLHCVAPTYETTNWSAILSCYDLLVAQKPSPVVALHRVVAVSYVEGPMAGLRDISNVQGLESNQYYHAILGDLYERSGQPIPARQAYQQARQLTPSLAEQQLLDQKLSRV; from the coding sequence ATGAGCTACTGCCCCCAACGCCGACCGGTCGGCGTTGGGGGATATCCCTACCTTATGCCCGATGTTACGTCCTCTGTGAAGGAAGCCAATCAACTGGTAACGCACCTGTTTCGACACGAAGCCGGGCGTATGGCGTCGACTCTTACCCGGCTGTTTGGTTTTGAACGGCTCAATCTGGCCGAGGATATCGTGCAGGATACGATGCTGCAGGCCTTATATAGCTGGCCGTTTCAGGGCGTTCCCGATGACCCCCGGGCCTGGCTATACCGGGTAGCACGTAATAAGGCGCTGGACGTAGTGCGTCGTGAAAACGTATTTCGGCAAATCAGCCAGGGAATTGGCTATCAACAACAGGAAGCATCCGAAGACATGGTGTCCCAGTTTTTTCTTGACGATGAGATTACCGACAGCCAGTTGCGGATGCTGTTTGCTCTGTGTCATCCGGCCATCTCGCCCGAGTCGCAGGTGGCGATGTGTCTGAAAATTCTAGGTGGTCTGAGTGTGCACGAGATTGCCGGTGCCTTCCTGACCAACGACGAAACGATTACCAAGCGGCTTTATCGCGCTAAAGAGAAAATCCGGCAGGATGCCATCCGGCTTGAAGTACCCACCGGCCAGGAACTGCCCCTTCGCCTGAAGTCAGTGCTGAAAAGTATTTACCTGCTGTTCAACGAAGGATACAATTCGACCCACCCCAATCAGCTCATTCGCCGGGATTTATGCGAAGAAGCAATGCGGCTTGGCCTGCTGCTCTCCGAAACACCGGTCACGCAAACCCCGGCCGTTTATGCCTTACTGGCGCTGATGTGCTTTCAGGTGGCGCGGTTTGACGCCCGCACCGACGAAACCGGAGCCATTGTGCTCCTGGCCGATCAGGACCGTAGTCGCTGGAATCAGGAATTGATTCAGAAAGGACGAATGTGTCTGAATCGGTCGGCAGAAGGCGACGTTCTGAGCGAGTATCATCTGGAAGCCGGAATTGCCATGCTGCACTGCGTGGCCCCGACCTATGAGACCACCAACTGGTCCGCTATTCTGAGCTGTTATGATTTATTGGTTGCTCAGAAACCGTCGCCCGTTGTTGCTCTGCACCGGGTTGTAGCGGTAAGCTATGTCGAAGGCCCGATGGCGGGCCTTCGCGACATCAGTAACGTACAGGGGTTAGAAAGCAACCAGTACTACCACGCCATCCTGGGCGATTTATACGAACGAAGCGGCCAGCCTATACCCGCCCGGCAGGCCTATCAGCAGGCCCGTCAGCTAACTCCGTCATTGGCTGAACAGCAACTGCTTGATCAAAAGCTGAGCCGCGTCTGA
- a CDS encoding YciI family protein has product MEKFMFIFHSPYSQETAFMQQSPEAIQAEIQKWNQWIGGIAAQGKMLGTEALMPSGKIMTQGGELVTDGPYTEGKEIVGGYMLLQAADLDDAVALAQGCPMFDSNGTVEVRQIVNFE; this is encoded by the coding sequence ATGGAAAAGTTCATGTTCATTTTTCACTCGCCCTATTCGCAGGAAACCGCGTTCATGCAACAGTCGCCCGAAGCCATTCAGGCCGAAATTCAGAAGTGGAATCAATGGATTGGCGGGATTGCAGCTCAGGGTAAAATGCTTGGTACGGAAGCGCTGATGCCGAGCGGAAAAATCATGACGCAGGGCGGAGAGCTCGTGACCGACGGGCCGTATACCGAAGGCAAGGAAATTGTTGGCGGGTATATGTTGCTCCAGGCGGCTGATCTGGACGACGCCGTTGCGCTGGCGCAGGGTTGTCCGATGTTTGACTCGAACGGTACGGTAGAAGTCCGGCAGATTGTTAATTTTGAATGA
- a CDS encoding L-threonylcarbamoyladenylate synthase, which translates to MTQIGTDLRAAKDFLEAGNVVGIPTETVYGLAGNALNPDAILTIFRVKNRPAFDPLIVHTDSLEKAEQFVKGIPEPARRLAETFWPGPLTLLLNKQDLIPDLVTSGLATVGVRIPKHPLTLQLLRSLEFPLAAPSANPFGYISPTTAQHVADQLGDQVPYILDGGPADVGLESTIIGFDNERPTVYRLGGMALEQIEAIVGPVDVQHHSTSNPKAPGMLSSHYAPRKPLRLLAPGESPAPSQRAGALVFREPFGGIDPQYQRVLSPTGDLIEAAKNLFAYLRALDNLDLDVIYAEPLPNQGLGWAMNDRLRRASVQ; encoded by the coding sequence ATGACGCAGATCGGCACGGACCTTCGTGCAGCAAAAGACTTCCTGGAAGCGGGGAATGTAGTGGGAATTCCAACCGAAACCGTATATGGCCTGGCCGGAAACGCGCTCAACCCCGACGCCATTCTGACCATTTTTCGGGTGAAGAACCGCCCGGCATTCGACCCGCTGATTGTTCATACCGACTCACTGGAGAAAGCAGAACAGTTCGTTAAAGGCATTCCGGAACCCGCCCGGCGGCTGGCCGAAACGTTCTGGCCCGGTCCGCTGACGCTGCTGCTGAACAAGCAGGATCTGATCCCGGACCTCGTTACGTCGGGTCTCGCTACGGTGGGCGTTCGGATTCCGAAACACCCGCTGACGCTCCAGTTGCTCCGTTCGCTCGAGTTTCCGCTGGCCGCGCCGAGCGCTAACCCCTTCGGCTACATCAGCCCAACCACCGCGCAGCACGTTGCCGACCAGCTGGGCGATCAGGTGCCGTACATTCTGGACGGCGGGCCGGCCGATGTTGGCCTGGAATCAACGATTATTGGCTTCGACAACGAACGACCAACGGTGTACCGGCTGGGTGGCATGGCCCTGGAGCAGATCGAAGCCATCGTTGGGCCGGTCGACGTACAGCATCACTCAACCTCGAACCCCAAAGCACCGGGGATGCTCAGCAGTCATTACGCCCCAAGAAAACCGCTGCGGTTACTGGCCCCCGGTGAAAGCCCCGCGCCCAGCCAACGGGCCGGAGCGCTGGTGTTTCGGGAGCCATTCGGCGGAATTGACCCGCAATATCAGCGCGTTCTCTCCCCTACCGGCGACCTGATCGAAGCCGCTAAAAACCTGTTTGCTTACCTGCGGGCGCTGGACAACCTTGACCTCGACGTAATCTATGCTGAGCCACTGCCAAATCAGGGACTCGGCTGGGCCATGAATGATCGGCTGCGCCGGGCGAGTGTACAGTAA
- a CDS encoding 1-aminocyclopropane-1-carboxylate deaminase/D-cysteine desulfhydrase, which translates to MTDFDERLRTFAAHSPLQRLDDAFPEPVGIRLFLKRDDQLHPLVSGNKWRKLKYNLLEARRQGINTLLTFGGAYSNHLYATAAAGQAFGFRAIGLVRGEELAQLPRNSTLAFCEACGMQLHFVSRSDYQRKDHPDYVAELMRQFGPCFVLPEGGTNALAIRGTAEILPELTAQLGFAPDYVCCPVGTGGTVAGLAQSASPQTQVLGFLALKSSSFEWPFPGGQPANLALITDYHGGGYARTSPALLDFIRDFERRTGVLLEQVYTGKMLFGIYDLARQGYFPQDATVVAVHTGGLQGRNDALNS; encoded by the coding sequence ATGACTGATTTTGACGAACGGCTGCGGACGTTTGCGGCCCATTCGCCCCTGCAGCGGCTGGATGATGCCTTTCCTGAACCGGTCGGTATCCGGCTGTTTCTGAAACGCGACGACCAACTGCATCCGCTCGTGTCGGGGAATAAATGGCGTAAACTTAAATACAATCTGCTCGAAGCCCGGCGGCAGGGAATCAATACGTTACTGACGTTTGGCGGAGCCTATTCCAACCACCTCTATGCAACGGCTGCGGCCGGACAGGCTTTTGGCTTTCGCGCCATCGGGCTGGTGCGGGGAGAGGAACTGGCCCAGTTGCCCCGCAACTCAACCCTGGCCTTCTGCGAAGCCTGCGGCATGCAGCTCCATTTCGTCAGCCGTTCGGACTACCAGCGTAAAGATCATCCGGATTATGTTGCTGAATTAATGCGGCAATTTGGGCCCTGCTTCGTTTTGCCCGAAGGCGGAACGAATGCCCTGGCCATTCGCGGAACCGCCGAGATTTTACCCGAACTGACCGCGCAGCTGGGCTTTGCACCCGATTACGTCTGCTGCCCCGTCGGAACGGGCGGAACGGTAGCCGGACTGGCGCAGTCGGCCTCGCCACAAACGCAGGTGCTGGGTTTTCTGGCGCTGAAATCGAGTTCGTTTGAGTGGCCTTTTCCGGGAGGTCAACCGGCCAATCTGGCGCTGATCACCGATTACCACGGTGGCGGTTACGCCCGAACAAGCCCGGCTCTGCTTGACTTCATCCGGGATTTTGAACGCAGAACGGGCGTTTTACTGGAACAGGTCTATACCGGCAAGATGCTGTTCGGTATTTATGACCTCGCCCGACAGGGGTATTTCCCCCAGGACGCAACGGTAGTAGCGGTTCATACGGGCGGCTTGCAGGGACGTAACGACGCCCTGAATAGCTGA
- a CDS encoding RluA family pseudouridine synthase, whose product MTEAAEEFSEDEELYEHHRIVVDKGQSLLRIDRFLMDRLQNATRTKIQAAIDVESVRVNGKITKASYKIKPLDVITVSLPHPPRDTDIKPENIPLNLVFEDDELLVLNKPAGMVVHPAHGNWDGTLVNALVYHFQNLPTSRNGEIRPGLVHRIDKDTSGLMVIAKTEYAMTHLARQFFEHTIERTYNALVWGQPDPPDGTVTGYIGRSLKDRKVQVIYDDETKGKWSVTHYKTLASLRYVSLIQCNLETGRTHQIRAHMKHIGHPLFNDAMYGGDRILRGSPVGSYKAFVENAFKRLPRQALHAKSLGFTHPRTHEWLQFDSELPEDFRTVLTKWENYLTD is encoded by the coding sequence ATGACCGAAGCGGCCGAGGAATTTTCGGAAGACGAAGAATTATATGAACACCACCGGATTGTGGTCGACAAAGGCCAGAGCCTGCTGCGCATCGACCGGTTCCTGATGGACCGGCTGCAGAACGCCACCCGAACCAAAATTCAGGCGGCCATTGATGTCGAATCCGTGCGGGTGAATGGTAAGATTACCAAGGCCAGCTATAAAATCAAGCCCTTAGATGTAATTACGGTATCGTTGCCGCACCCACCCCGCGACACCGACATCAAGCCCGAAAATATTCCGCTTAACCTTGTTTTTGAAGACGACGAGTTGCTGGTGCTGAACAAACCGGCCGGTATGGTGGTCCACCCCGCCCACGGTAACTGGGACGGTACGCTTGTCAATGCCCTTGTGTATCATTTTCAGAACCTGCCTACCTCCCGAAATGGCGAAATCCGGCCGGGACTGGTGCACCGTATCGACAAAGACACGTCGGGGCTGATGGTTATTGCCAAGACCGAATATGCCATGACGCACCTGGCCCGGCAGTTTTTTGAACACACCATCGAGCGCACCTATAACGCGCTTGTCTGGGGTCAGCCCGACCCGCCCGACGGCACCGTTACGGGCTACATCGGACGCAGCCTCAAAGACCGGAAAGTACAGGTGATTTACGACGACGAGACAAAAGGAAAGTGGTCTGTTACCCACTACAAAACCCTGGCCTCCCTGCGTTACGTGTCTCTCATCCAGTGCAATCTGGAAACTGGCCGGACGCACCAGATTCGGGCGCACATGAAGCACATCGGCCACCCGCTGTTCAACGACGCCATGTACGGGGGCGACCGGATACTGCGGGGCAGTCCCGTGGGAAGTTATAAGGCCTTTGTTGAGAACGCCTTCAAACGACTGCCCCGGCAGGCACTGCACGCGAAATCCTTAGGCTTCACGCACCCCCGTACCCACGAGTGGCTGCAGTTCGACTCTGAACTGCCCGAAGATTTCCGGACGGTTCTCACCAAATGGGAGAATTACCTGACGGATTGA
- a CDS encoding GNAT family N-acetyltransferase, translating to MISIRPGTRADIPQAFALVTELAIYEKAADQVTNTVEQMAEDGFGPNPLFGIIIAEDSDSKKIVGMSLYYFRYSTWKGKRLYLEDIIVTEDFRGYGIGKLLLDATIEMAKETNCTGMMWQVLDWNQPAIGFYQQFGTRFDDGWTNCHLDF from the coding sequence ATGATTAGTATCCGCCCCGGTACCCGCGCCGATATTCCACAGGCTTTCGCCTTAGTAACCGAGCTTGCCATTTACGAAAAAGCCGCCGACCAGGTTACCAATACAGTTGAGCAAATGGCTGAAGATGGTTTCGGTCCTAACCCCCTCTTTGGAATTATCATTGCTGAAGACTCCGACAGCAAGAAAATCGTTGGCATGTCGTTGTATTACTTTCGGTATTCGACCTGGAAGGGCAAGCGGCTTTATCTGGAAGACATCATCGTAACGGAAGATTTTCGGGGGTACGGCATCGGCAAACTGCTTCTGGACGCTACCATTGAAATGGCCAAAGAAACCAACTGCACGGGTATGATGTGGCAGGTGCTCGACTGGAACCAGCCTGCCATTGGCTTTTATCAGCAGTTTGGCACCCGCTTCGACGACGGCTGGACGAACTGCCACCTGGATTTTTAG